Genomic window (Pieris rapae chromosome 12, ilPieRapa1.1, whole genome shotgun sequence):
agaatcatctttatattttatataacgttcaaaagtgccattttaggtggtccaattggaataaatgatttgattttattaatcataaaaatatgaggtttttgtaatatgtaataattggTAAGTATAGTATATTCCTGTTTGTACGTTACattcatattaattgttttacaatattgaatatttataggtttacaaaatattgaatgtatatatttatattcgttCTCAATTATCTTATAGTATATACttacatagaaaataaatttataaaataacgctaaaattaattacatattttaatgaatatcttaataataatttattttattattcaactaattttacagaaaaagtattgagtataatatattttagaaatttcctaataatgttaatacaaaaatccTTGACGTGCCAAACGCGTTGAATTCCTTTATAGGTGCGATAGTTTTATCGCACCtagaattcaaatattattaaagttgttattaaaaaatattaaataatcttcGTGATTATGGAgaatgtaaaaagttaatttaaaaagggtATCTTTTTaacatgaattaaatttatttaaggggtagatatattatatatgaatttaaagcAGTCTCTCTATAAATTTATCTCATACATTCTCTTTGCTCTTGTACGTCGTTAAAGGATAGTTATTGATTTagtgtgtatataaaaaatgtaaatctagcatattatttattataaaaatatagtaaattttagTGTATACGTTATCAGTTCTTATTAATTCGGTATTGTATGCTTGGGTTCTCTTGAAGAAACTGCATTTAGCTGTAAGATCGCCTATTTATACAACCCTTATCTTCAATTGGAAATTCTACTTCTTTCCTATTTTGTGTTACTATGATTAAAGTAAAGTGTTGTTattacgtttatatttttagatagataaaaaaatctgtatgtatttataacattttccgcgaaacatttaaaagtacTGAATGGACGTTTATACGGTTAGGATTCCTAGTCGTTCAATAACAATGGATGGATAAAATTAgcttcatatttataataagtttatttttagtctgtttaataattttatattagttggTTGGTTAACGATTTGGTTTATTTGCGATTAGTCAAGTTTGAAttgtatatttcatatcaGTAATGTATTCAAGTGAACTGTAATAAATtcggtaaaattaaattttctaatcgTTTTTTCATTCTCCTCACgtatttttctgttttattttaatgtcaacACGATTTtactatgtttaattttaattcatctCTCACTAACAAACACAACATAAACTTATcggaatattattaaatgtgattattttctttataggaGTGGGAGGTGGAGCTGGGAAATAACAAATACAGATTTatcttaatgtatatttaacttaTCAAGCTTAAaagtaacttattttatatcactGAGTTTAAGATCTTCCCTTTGGAGCTGGCGCCGCTTCTTCCGCATCCTTGTACCAGTCCTCActgaaaatacataaattatgaaCGAATAATCCAATTCAGGTAAAAGTCTATTGACAtcgtgaaaaattaaaaaaaaaacaatgaatttCAACTGCTCAAGTCGGAAATACTACTTTGTGCTAACTAGACACAGCAAGCTGTCAACTGTTAAGAAGCTTGATAAGCTGAAAgcgttctatttttaaaataattaaagatgaGTAAAAGTAATTTCATATGTGATAAATGAAGTGCGAGtgataaatcataatatattttatatcacttCCCAatcttaacaaaatatttgttttgtaactaacaaaatctttattaaatttacctgAAAGAAACAACTTTCAAGTAATATCTCAAGGCCTTTGGAAAATAACCAACAATACagaattaaagtaaaatgtacTGACCATCCGCGAACATTTTCAGGGGCATCACACCTCTGGCTTTCCTCGTTGTAGACCTCTCCAACTTGGCAACCGAGGTCACGTGGCTCGATTCCGTTCAGGCAAACGTAGAAACGTTGGCAGTCGTTGGGGTGGGGGAATTTGGGGTGAGCGACGATTTGGCCTTGAACATCTACCACCTGTTCCTTGGGGCACTCAAAACCATCCTTGGTTttctctaaatttaaaaaaatacaaattaagtaaataattaagcaTTTTGTGTGTGAAGAAGTTTAATAAGTGAGGTTTtcatttagtattatttaagtatcatTTCCTTCGTTTCttacaatattgtatttatgtttatacaaaattcACCTAGTACTAACGAGTCTACTAGAAGATGAGCATTGCCAAGAGTCCATagctaatttcaaaataattgttgaCATTTGTAATATAGGATTTAATCTGCGGTTTAGGTACAATATAAAGGAATTCCAAAAATGGCGGTGAATGCCTGCTACCGTGGAAGGGCATATCACCTCTCACTGTATACATTACACACGACCGAATCTTGCTCTTTGTGATCTATGCCACTGACCTGTAGCCAAGACTGGTTACattcttttattactttatgttttaataagaaactATACGAAGTACCACATTAAATTTTCAGCCTTCCATTATCAATAAACGAAGTAGTGTATTGAGAAAATCGTAGAAACAAAGTTAAATACGATGAAACCAGAACGCAACGCTAATTTGGCTAATACCCTAGTGGGATTTAGAACTTACTGTCTTGAGTAGCGCATCCTTGTCTGCCGGCCGAGTCGGGCCAAACACAAGTACCGGAATACTCGTCGAAGTGAAGACCAGCTGTACATTTTACTTCAACAGCTTCTCCTTCAATGCAGTTGTAGAAAGCATTGCACACGGTTGGGTCAGGATGGGCAAAGAAACCGTTTCTACGTGGGCATTGGTTGTTTGGTTTTGGGGGCTCTGCAAACaccatttttattactatcttAAAGATACGTTAAACATTGTATATACGTTCGAACCCTATCTCaacttatatacaaataattacaatagaaCTTCAAAGTGAGTTTTATTATTGGTTTTCATTtgccttaattttttatttaactaacgtTAATGGACGAAGGTTTTGaccaacttcaaaaaacaTCAAGACTATGATATTACGatgtataaaatcaatttaatttttacattttctgcCATAAATAAATGGCGCCAAGGCAAAACTGTCGAAAGTcagtttcataatcatttttaataaacagatTACGTCAATAGAAATGGGGAAAccatatattgtaaaaaaccTTGAAATTGTTTCGTGTTTTCTAGGAAACGATTGTCTCCTTATCATACAGGAAGGTAGATTTCTCTTAGACGCACTAATGAGTAGccggtatatttatttcttccgTTCACAAGACCTGAGTGTAACCTTGAAAGGAGGCAGTCAATGCATTCTGCGAACCGCTTTTGCCTTGACGGCCTTTCACATAGACATGACAtataacaattgttttttaccAAAACTGGGTGCGATGTAGCTTAAATAtcaataagtttattatgttGTTGCAATATAATTCGTTCAGAAAAGCGACtaatactttgtttttaaatcatgaTTACCTTACACAATatgattattgattatatGGTTCATGATGAATTTATTATGCTTTTAACACTTGAAATTAGATATgagttttgtatgtaaattcaGGAGCGTGACCTAGGCGGTCAGAGGTAGACAGGATACTTTCATGTCTGGCACAGTTAACCGACCTTGAGGTATTCTTTGTAATAAGAATAAAGAATCCACTCAAGaaggtatataaatttcatatttataatgaaatataataacgttatattctattaatgaCGAACTTTTGTTACTTTGAAGGCATTGAATAtcgtaaatgaaaataataatgttgaatgGCAGAGATTTTGCACTCTAGTGAATTATATaggatatttttcttttgaatatACTTACGTAATTCTGTCCTATCTCCACAGTCAACGTTGAAGGGTTGGTCGCATTTGTTGATCTTCCTAATAGTAGGGTCGAAAACTAAACCATCTGGGCAGATTTTTGTGGTGGCAACACCATCTTTGCATTCGTAGAATTTGTCACATTGTCTGTCGTCTTCATATTGGCCGTCTTTGTTAGGGCATTTGAATTGGGCGtctataaaacaaagataatggttagttattttaaaatgtactgATTATAATACCATTcctatctataaatattgacTTTAGTTTATAAACTATAGCTAACTAATATAACGAGTCAAATCAAATTccaaatatagtttttataaaattttaaagtagtaattaattacacCTACACGAGTTTGGTGTTGTCGTGTGAAAGCGAATCAATCAAGTTGAGAAGTAGAGCGCTATTTGGTACTTCAGACCGGGTCAGAGTTACATAATAACGCACAGTTATATAATGCTAACACAATATTGGCTTATAATACGTGGCTTATGCTCATACGAATTTCGGCGATACGATACTGATTTCAAAAGGTTCTAAAGAGATTCAAAAAAAAGGGGATTCAATTCTAGAATTGTAAGATACAATGTTTTAAAGTGTTACTTGTTAGAATTTACCTGTAAGTTTCGCGAAATAggcatacaattatttagtgAAATACATATTCTTACAAAACTACCTCTATCATTGGCTTGCACCATTGCACTTGATGTTGAAATGCAATTGCATGTTAAAAGAGTCATGCAAACAACAGCTATTTTGTTAATGGAACATTGAAGTATTAAAAGTACTTTagtatcaatataaataaacgacCTTAAGGCATTTTGAAAAAGTTCAGAGGATGATATTTCgctatattaacaaaaattaacttaaacacACGGATAACATGTTTCATGAATAAAAGTATAAGtttgcaatttaaattaatattgtcaaGGTCGTGCAGCTTTAACCTATTTGactctatttataatttaaataaaagtcatataaaaatgtttattcctAAGAGatgaataatgtataaaatgatGTCTATTTGAACGTTTGGCATATTCAGCTAATGttacatatgtaaattaacGTAATGTAACCGGTTTTCTGTTACCCAATGACCTTTTAGAAGTCTTTATTACAAGAGGTTAAATAATCAACCTACTTTTGAAGATGAGGAAGTTTTTTGTAAGAATACTATTATTAACATCTTTTATGATACTTTGACTTTTgaaagtacatatattttgaataaactaTCATTAACTAGCGAGCATTACTACTTGACTTAGCGAGTcgtcttaatttttatgtaaattaatgtttaatttatattgtatgtaaatttcaGAATTCCAAAGATCTACACGTGGGATCTAAGATGGCAAGCGACGCCTGCGCAGCTGACGCAAGAAGTGAAAGTGAGGTGACGATTACAACATCGAATGGTGCATCGCTTGGATGCATCGAGGGTCGGATGATGACCCACagatcttattttattataacttttgtatccattgatttctaaaaatatatagcttaAAGCTTTAGTAAAACGATGaggaaattaaaatctaatctaACACTTACTTGGTCAAGCTacagaaataattgtataagtgCACATACGTGGCATATTTTCTttcgaaattaattttcaaattgtgTAAatggttaatattttaaaatattttaatagcctTATGAAAAGTACGAAAATATGTCATCGTATCAAATGATTTCTAATTTCGgtctacatataaataatcagaCACTAAATTtgtcagaaaaaatattttaattatttcgttttattactttgattcaaatactttataaatttccataaataaaactatgtttttatttggatTTACTTTATAATCTAAGAATTGTCAAAAACTTACACATATGTATGATAAATTTACGTTACATTATTAGTTATCATCTTAAACTAATGTTAGAGTGGATCTGGACCGGAGTATTTTAGgctaattttaactattaaacttgtcttagaattttatattccGTGCtgttttatctaatttatatttaattcataaagtTTAACACGTATTGTATGCCTttacatataagtatttatgaGCGCTTTAAGATCATTGA
Coding sequences:
- the LOC111001829 gene encoding protein obstructor-E → MKVFIVLAAAAALANAQFKCPNKDGQYEDDRQCDKFYECKDGVATTKICPDGLVFDPTIRKINKCDQPFNVDCGDRTELQPPKPNNQCPRRNGFFAHPDPTVCNAFYNCIEGEAVEVKCTAGLHFDEYSGTCVWPDSAGRQGCATQDKKTKDGFECPKEQVVDVQGQIVAHPKFPHPNDCQRFYVCLNGIEPRDLGCQVGEVYNEESQRCDAPENVRGCEDWYKDAEEAAPAPKGRS